One Pichia kudriavzevii chromosome 3, complete sequence genomic window carries:
- a CDS encoding uncharacterized protein (PKUD0C03580; similar to Saccharomyces cerevisiae YHR067W (HTD2); ancestral locus Anc_5.341): MIRSFCSHISQRFTGKLKLALKLSDEEIKEFKSRLLNSSWEIKDEFVSTLPAKQIYVTTQSLLDRSCPLFMESLNKNSDQTHTVNLNEMFPIGSGLPLAYSLGYCNPLSNESELGIDGYDNYHAPCDKKVEFFKRRMWVNGSFAYNHSNPLKFGDKLNFTETVKRVKVLKETGTIFAEYKRCFNNQNGSCIVEMRGLGYLADLYSSYKQRFSTIENPDKSITVVPTLLTNFRMSAVTFNSHQIHYNPEYAKSIENYPDIVIEAPLLISLASQFWLNYNTDIWVKSFKYKISAPSFVNKPLTISYKKLNGVTKLWITNQNSVVCFEATLQT, from the coding sequence ATGATTCGTTCATTCTGTTCACATATTTCACAAAGATTTACAGGTAAATTAAAGCTTGCACTGAAGCTTTCAGACgaagaaataaaagagTTCAAGAGTAGATTACTGAATTCTTCGTgggaaatcaaagatgAGTTTGTTTCAACTCTTCCAGCTAAACAAATATACGTGACAACACAATCTTTACTGGATAGATCATGTCCATTATTTATGGAAAGcttaaacaaaaatagtGATCAGACCCATACAGTTAACTTGAATGAAATGTTTCCGATTGGATCGGGGTTACCGTTGGCGTATTCGTTAGGCTACTGTAACCCGCTTTCTAATGAGTCAGAATTGGGCATAGACGGTTATGACAATTATCATGCTCCGTGTGATAAGAAAGTAGAGTTTTTCAAGAGGCGGATGTGGGTCAATGGTTCCTTTGCTTATAATCATTCCAATCCGTTAAAATTTGGAGATAAACTAAACTTTACTGAAACTGTTAAGCGTGTTaaggttttgaaagaaactGGTACAATATTTGCTGAATATAAGAGGTGTTTTAATAATCAGAACGGCAGTTGCATAGTCGAAATGAGGGGGCTGGGATATCTGGCTGATCTCTATTCCAGTTACAAACAGAGATTCTCTACGATTGAAAATCCCGACAAAAGCATAACGGTTGTGCCGACTCTATTGACTAACTTTAGAATGAGTGCAGTCACTTTCAATTCTCACCAGATACATTACAACCCAGAATATGCTAAAagtattgaaaactatCCAGATATAGTAATAGAGGCTCCATTATTGATATCACTTGCCTCTCAGTTTTGGTTAAACTATAACACAGATATTTGGGTgaaaagtttcaaatataaGATCTCGGCTCCAAGTTTTGTAAACAAACCACTTACTATAAGTTACAAGAAATTAAACGGAGTAACCAAATTATGGATCACCAACCAAAACTCAGTTGTTTGCTTCGAAGCTACATTGCAAACCTAA
- a CDS encoding uncharacterized protein (PKUD0C03560; similar to Saccharomyces cerevisiae YDR301W (CFT1); ancestral locus Anc_5.319) translates to MDVYNQFVNPTTSLLSLYCNFVSKDEDNLIVSKGNLIQVFKIVDVSSKFDSIKDEKIDLSGYHAISEENYKLILVTEYTLNGVILDMHRFRTTGENVDYLLISTEPAKISLVKWNPADFTVSVVSLHYYETVLNSLLMEKLKDSVVSHRTDPNFGCSIMQVEDLVVFLPFVQVDHDMELNDDYDPLENSDKTNELSKNDLFEESFIVNASTLHHGLKNIIDIQFLNSYRSPTLAILYAPDSETWAGYLPKRKDNLKLIVLSLHLKEKSANVIIEINSLPYDLYRIVPLDDPINGLLIVGANEIIHINSLGSPKGIYVNEFYCLSSSFPLKSQQELNLFLEHSAVAQVGKNEVLLVTKDGEFYTLIFDEIGGVSNLNRIVSNSPSNYADISVNSILSIETIPHKNMVFMCSRGSDSVLVKWEYRLQPTTSSDNHDGDEIVDTDDDFWLYNDNGAQNNDELSTSLTNCKFTMIDALINTGPLSDFTFGYSSTEKKLHGLTNPNYKECAIYGTSGLGKSGSVSIITPTAKPLIKSSLKFSHASKIWTINSHDGETKYLIITDQKMSTTQIFEVSKDYQEYKTKAFRGKHFSVQFGSISINEKIRPVQIIAHEVLIYNLSFGFICSLKVEKEVNLSIIYDNYIVLLMKTGEIEILEYDDNSKELARMDLPALLNFQIFTNAWITKSDLLTWAVPAKKRDAVGELVDVKKDIRNEEVLFWLVTADNRLLVFRKEHLEKVYEFEGIHNMPEYLQLTAMNPNYEADVDPILKQCIFTQIGDKYDREDYMIILTFGGEVIMYQLFYDTQKKYFKFMKANDLFQLPITGAPGNSYSFATKVERNLFKIDDVGGSSVIMVSGALPFIIYKQYNSVPRMFKFTSMPFLYFAPYSTNICSDGIITIDDKKSCRMVQLDFEYDYSNKLPIKKCKVGETIDKIAYHEDANVFLVSTISTENYNLLDEEGEDTIDHNRDLKKPAQNYRGAIKLLSPGNLTVIDTLDLDENEVCTALNVSNLRINGTEGKRAQIFVGTGIYQNEDVATMGAYKYLDIINVVPEPGFPEAKHKLKLLSTETYKGPILDVCEVDGRFAVIQGQRMLVRQLKGESNSTPVAFVDTSLFSSKVKAFENFILIGDSYQSVSLHGFEAEPYRMVSLGKDEHNMKLNECEFIVHNQSMFILASDDNRVLHILQYDPYDVNSLKGHKLLRRTALRTNSYTTKMLRKDRREACFSMVNTLPIRKDVDLGFEVIGCNIDGSIYKVSPINEYQYRRLYSLQNQIADKEAHWLGLNAKMNAVGDLQDEMNVIKRPIIEYRLLTRFSSMAEDKKKMFAIKLGKDALVDVYRDMISLQ, encoded by the coding sequence ATGGATGTCTACAATCAGTTTGTTAATCCTACTACCTCTTTGTTGAGTTTGTACTGCAAttttgtttcaaaagatgaagataatCTAATTGTGTCCAAGGGAAATTTAATTcaagtcttcaaaatcGTTGATGTTAGCTCAAAATTTGATTCGATaaaggatgaaaaaattgatttatcAGGATACCATGCCATAAGTGAAGAGAATTacaaattgattttggttACGGAATATACTCTGAATGGTGTCATTTTAGATATGCATAGATTCAGGACCACCGGTGAAAATGTAGACTATTTACTCATATCAACTGAACCTGCCAAAATCTCTCTTGTTAAATGGAATCCTGCAGACTTTACTGTAAGTGTAGTGAGCTTGCACTATTATGAGACAGTTTTGAATTCTCTACTTATGGAAAAGTTGAAAGATTCAGTTGTTTCGCATAGAACTGATCCAAATTTTGGCTGCTCCATAATGCAAGTTGAAGACTTGGTAGTATTTTTACCCTTCGTTCAAGTTGATCACGACATGGAGTTAAATGATGACTATGATCCTCTGGAAAACTCCGATAAAACAAATGAACTGTCAAAAAAcgatttatttgaagagaGTTTTATAGTTAACGCAAGTACATTACATCACGGcctgaaaaatataatcgATATTCAGTTTCTAAATTCATACAGAAGCCCAACGCTGGCCATTTTATATGCACCGGATTCAGAAACCTGGGCAGGCTACTTGCCAAAGAGAAAGGACAATCTAAAGTTGATAGTGTTATCACTccatttgaaagaaaaatctgCAAATGTTATTATCGAAATTAACAGCCTACCTTATGATCTTTATCGGATAGTTCCACTTGACGATCCGATCAATGGATTATTGATTGTTGGTGCAAATGAAATAATCCATATTAATTCTTTGGGGTCCCCCAAGGGTATATATGTGAACGAATTTTATTGTTTAAGCAgttcttttcctttgaaaAGCCAACAGGAACTTAACCTGTTTTTAGAACATTCTGCAGTTGCACAAGttggaaaaaatgaagTATTATTAGTAACAAAAGATGGGGAATTTTACACTTTGATATTCGATGAAATTGGAGGCGTTTCTAATCTCAACAGAATTGTTTCAAATAGTCCATCAAATTATGCAGATATCAGCGTCAACTCAATTTTGAGTATTGAAACTATACCTCATAAGAACATGGTTTTTATGTGCTCCCGGGGGAGTGACTCTGTGCTTGTAAAATGGGAATACCGGTTGCAGCCCACTACTTCAAGCGACAATCATGATGGCGATGAAATAGTAGATACTGATGACGATTTCTGGTTGTACAATGATAATGGGGCAcaaaataatgatgaattaAGCACTTCTTTGACTAACTGTAAATTCACAATGATTGATGCATTAATAAATACTGGTCCTTTGTCCGATTTTACGTTTGGGTACTCTTCaactgaaaaaaagttaCATGGTCTtacaaatccaaattatAAGGAATGTGCAATATATGGTACCTCAGGGCTAGGAAAATCAGGCTCCGTTTCGATAATCACACCAACTGCTAAACCACTGATCAAGTCTTCCCTAAAATTCTCTCATGCTAGCAAAATTTGGACAATTAACAGCCACGACGGAGAGACCAAATATTTGATTATCACTGACCAAAAGATGTCTACAACCCAAATTTTTGAGGTTTCCAAGGACTACCAAGAATATAAAACAAAGGCTTTTAGAGGGAAACACTTTTCAGTTCAATTTGGCTCTATCAgtatcaatgaaaaaataagaCCTGTTCAAATTATAGCCCATGAAGTCCTTATTTACAATTTATCCTTTGGTTTTATCTGCTCACTAAAAGTAGAGAAGGAAGTAAACCTCTCTATAATATATGATAATTATATTGTTTTACTAATGAAAACCGGCgaaattgaaattcttgaatATGACGACAATTCCAAAGAATTAGCTAGGATGGACTTACCTGCCCTACTaaactttcaaatattcacAAATGCTTGGATTACGAAATCGGATCTTTTGACCTGGGCTGTGCCTGCCAAAAAAAGAGATGCTGTTGGGGAACTCGTTGATGTAAAGAAGGATATACGTAACGAGGAAGTTCTATTTTGGCTTGTGACAGCTGATAACAGACTATTGGTCTTCAGAAAGGAGCATTTGGAAAAAGTATATGAGTTTGAAGGCATACACAATATGCCTGAGTATTTACAACTTACAGCTATGAATCCTAATTATGAAGCCGATGTCGATCCTATTTTGAAGCAATGTATCTTTACACAGATCGGAGATAAATATGATCGTGAGGATTACATGATAATTCTAACTTTTGGTGGTGAAGTGATAATGTATCAATTATTTTATGACACccagaaaaaatatttcaagttCATGAAAGCAAACGATTTATTTCAGTTGCCGATAACTGGCGCTCCGGGTAATTCCTATTCATTTGCTACAAAAGTTGAGAGGAACCTCTTTAAAATTGATGACGTTGGTGGCTCATCTGTGATAATGGTCAGTGGTGCGCTACCTTTTATTATCTACAAACAATATAATTCAGTTCCAAGAATGTTCAAGTTTACCTCAATGCCATTCTTGTATTTTGCGCCTTATTCCACTAACATTTGCTCTGATGGTATTATTactattgatgataaaaaatCATGTAGAATGGTGCAGTTGGACTTTGAATACGACTACTCCAATAAACTTCCAATAAAGAAATGCAAAGTTGGGGAAACCATCGATAAAATTGCTTATCATGAAGACGCAAATGTTTTTCTGGTTTCAACTATATCCACTGAAAATTATAATCTTTTGGAcgaagaaggtgaagataCTATTGATCATAATAGAGACCTTAAGAAGCCAGCACAAAACTACAGGGGAGCTATAAAGCTACTATCACCAGGGAATTTAACTGTAATTGACACGCTAGATCTCGATGAAAATGAGGTTTGTACTGCACTGAATGTTTCTAATTTGAGAATAAATGGTACTGAAGGGAAAAGGGCTCAGATATTTGTCGGGACAGGAATCTATCAAAACGAAGATGTTGCTACAATGGGTGCATATaaatatttggatattATCAATGTCGTTCCGGAGCCTGGTTTTCCTGAAGCCAAACACAAACTTAAGTTATTAAGTACAGAAACATACAAGGGGCCTATTTTGGATGTATGTGAAGTCGATGGTAGGTTTGCTGTAATTCAAGGACAGAGGATGTTAGTGAGGCAGTTAAAAGGAGAAAGCAATTCCACGCCTGTTGCATTTGTAGACACTTCTTTGTTCTCGTCCAAAGTAAAAGCgtttgaaaacttcattttGATTGGTGATTCGTACCAAAGTGTATCTCTGCATGGATTTGAAGCTGAGCCTTATCGTATGGTTTCACTGGGTAAAGATGAACACAACATGAAACTTAATGAGTGTGAATTCATAGTACATAATCAAAGCATGTTTATATTGGCTTCTGATGATAACAGAGTCCTTCATATTTTACAATATGATCCATATGATGTCAATTCCTTAAAAGGACATAAACTACTCAGAAGAACAGCCCTGAGAACTAACTCTTATACAACAAAAATGCTTCGGAAAGACAGAAGAGAGgcatgtttttcaatggTTAACACGTTGCCTATTAGAAAAGACGTTGATTTAGGGTTTGAGGTTATTGGTTGTAATATTGATGGCTCAATATACAAAGTTTCCCCAATCAACGAATATCAGTATAGAAGACTTTATTCCTTGCAAAACCAAATTGCAGATAAAGAAGCACATTGGTTGGGTTTGAATGCAAAAATGAATGCTGTTGGTGACTTACAAGACGAGATGAATGTTATAAAAAGGCCGATTATTGAATATCGGTTATTGACTAGATTCAGTAGCATGGCcgaagataaaaaaaaaatgtttgcTATTAAATTGGGTAAAGACGCTCTAGTAGATGTATACCGGGATATGATATCTTTACAATAG
- a CDS encoding uncharacterized protein (PKUD0C03570; similar to Saccharomyces cerevisiae YDR315C (IPK1); ancestral locus Anc_5.342) — MVRREQTDFMDGCVAFSEDGETSSPPRNHMLLTLDVLHDLEFIGCGSANAVFAYWGDRDDLKHKIIRVRLLHSEICTTVIYNALVSGKFDSLRSYLVACSILQVDPILLQKLEDFGRKKVANFNLNLEEKYVLLMDNIFSYPLSRYNCYRLSKYHTFFVEKGNNETILEFKPKWLYTLPENHKSCRNCLNAMYKGQKFNPCHLKLLQKNGIDIWCNEVQQELNRRGINKSVKNDLRETIQRNYNLFETLYALQNKSDVHKLLLNLKSEEDVTEELKFEMTIRDVSLLMKLNDKKVFVIDLDEKPATKWIRWKEHEAEFEDKYSEDLGLQCSFEANN; from the coding sequence ATGGTTAGGCGTGAACAAACAGATTTTATGGATGGTTGTGTAGCTTTTTCAGAAGATGGAGAAACAAGTTCTCCTCCAAGAAATCACATGCTATTGACGCTGGATGTGTTACATGATTTAGAATTTATAGGTTGTGGCTCAGCAAATGCTGTATTCGCCTATTGGGGTGACCGTGATGATCTCAAACATAAAATTATAAGAGTACGATTGCTACATAGTGAAATTTGCACTACAGTCATATACAACGCTTTAGTTTCAGGAAAATTCGATAGTTTGAGAAGCTATCTTGTTGCGTGTAGCATACTCCAAGTTGATCCAATATTGTTGCAAAAGCTTGAGGATTTTGGTCGAAAAAAGGTGGCAAACTTCAACTTAAatttagaagaaaaatatgtGCTGCTGATGGACAACATATTTTCCTATCCTTTAAGCCGATACAATTGTTATAGACTGAGCAAATACCATACATTTTTTGTGGAGAAAGGGAATAATGAAACTATTTTAGAATTTAAACCTAAATGGCTATACACCTTACCGGAGAATCACAAGAGCTGTCGAAATTGCTTAAATGCAATGTATAAAGGCCAAAAATTCAACCCATGTCACTTGAAACTTTTACAGAAAAATGGAATAGATATCTGGTGTAACGAAGTCCAACAGGAACTCAACAGGAGAGGAATAAATAAAAGTGTGAAAAATGATCTAAGAGAAactattcaaagaaattacAATCTCTTTGAAACGCTTTATGCACTGCAAAACAAATCAGATGTCCACAAGcttcttttgaatttgaaatcagAAGAGGATGTCACTGAAGAATTAAAATTTGAGATGACTATCCGAGATGTCTCATTGCTGATGAAGCTAAATGATAAGAAAGTATTCGTGATAGATTTGGATGAGAAACCTGCCACTAAGTGGATAAGATGGAAAGAACATGAAGCggaatttgaagataaatATTCGGAGGATTTAGGTTTGCAATGTAGCTTCGAAGCAAACAACTGA